From a single Glycine soja cultivar W05 chromosome 19, ASM419377v2, whole genome shotgun sequence genomic region:
- the LOC114398619 gene encoding uncharacterized protein LOC114398619, translating into MVGRNEHAIADALQALAQAIGNPNRGEVGGAVEYQGLDRFQQNNPPSFNGGYNPDGAHNWIREIEKIFRVMACPEGQKVAFGAYTLVEEAEYWWENTRQCLEAEGQDVTWDVFKRVFLEKYFPEDVRNKKEMEFLELKQGNMTMAEYAAKFEELVRYFPHYQGRDGESSKCVKFLNGLRPEVKQAVNYQGVCQFPLLVNICQIWDEDSRDRAAYYRSTGPMRNKKNGPQHRGKPYSTPP; encoded by the coding sequence ATGGTTGGACGGAATGAACATGCGATAGCGGATGCCCTTCAAGCCTTAGCTCAGGCTATAGGGAATCCAAACAGGGGAGAAGTTGGTGGAGCTGTTGAGTACCAGGGGTTGGACCGCTTCCAACAAaacaaccctccttcttttaaTGGAGGATACAACCCTGATGGTGCTCATAACTGGATAAgggaaattgagaaaatttttCGAGTTATGGCATGTCCGGAGGGGCAAAAGGTTGCTTTTGGTGCATATACTCTAGTGGAAGAAGCTGAGTATTGGTGGGAGAATACTCGCCAATGCCTAGAGGCAGAAGGTCAAGATGTGACCTGGGATGTCTTCAAGAGAGTATTTTTGGAGAAATATTTTCCTGAGGATGTTAGGAACAAGAAGGAGATGGAGTTCTTGGAGCTCAAGCAGGGAAACATGACAATGGCCGAATATGCAGCCAAGTTTGAGGAGCTGGTGAGATACTTTCCCCATTATCAAGGGAGAGATGGTGAAAGTTCCAAGTGTGTAAAGTTTCTGAACGGCTTGCGACCTGAAGTGAAGCAAGCTGTGAATTACCAAGGTGTTTGTCAGTTCCCACTTTTGGTTAACATATGTCAGATTTGGGATGAAGACTCCCGAGACAGGGCGGCCTATTATAGAAGTACAGGTCCAATGAGGAACAAAAAGAATGGACCTCAACATCGGGGAAAACCATATTCGACTCCTCCATGA